A portion of the Magnetovibrio sp. genome contains these proteins:
- a CDS encoding Dyp-type peroxidase, translating into MSTPQSGIFVEGHRYLHALEYTLDPTAKPGALTAALQAAANIAHTSIAEIVIAFGPMLWARLARDSMPSGFTDFQPIDGPKAHAPATQHDILVWLHAPNRDQVMDAVLAIDGVFTKVAHRELDLPGFVYRDSRDLTGFVDGSANPKDDAAKTAAALVPAGEPGAGGAIVLSQKWVHNLAKFNTLKVPDQERVIGRTKADSVELEGDAQPKDSHVSRTDLKVHGVAQKMYRRSFPYGTAGEHGLYFLAFACEQERFDNVLSSMYGLSEDATTDHLLDFSTPVTGSYWFAPCEEDLKAALD; encoded by the coding sequence ATGAGCACCCCGCAAAGCGGCATTTTCGTTGAAGGCCACCGTTACCTGCACGCGTTGGAATACACGCTCGATCCCACCGCGAAGCCGGGCGCTCTAACGGCGGCCCTACAGGCAGCGGCCAACATCGCCCACACGTCTATTGCCGAAATCGTAATCGCCTTCGGGCCGATGCTGTGGGCGCGTCTGGCGCGCGACAGCATGCCCAGCGGCTTTACGGACTTTCAGCCCATCGATGGTCCGAAAGCGCACGCCCCCGCTACCCAGCACGACATCTTGGTGTGGCTGCACGCGCCGAACCGCGATCAGGTGATGGATGCGGTGTTGGCCATCGACGGGGTGTTCACGAAGGTCGCCCACCGCGAGCTTGATCTGCCCGGCTTTGTATATCGCGACAGCCGCGACCTCACCGGATTCGTCGACGGCAGCGCCAACCCCAAGGACGACGCGGCCAAAACCGCAGCAGCCTTGGTGCCCGCAGGTGAACCCGGCGCGGGCGGGGCGATCGTGTTGTCGCAAAAATGGGTGCATAACTTGGCCAAGTTCAACACCTTGAAAGTGCCGGATCAGGAACGCGTGATCGGCCGCACCAAGGCCGACAGCGTCGAACTGGAAGGTGACGCCCAGCCCAAGGACTCCCACGTCAGCCGCACGGACCTCAAGGTTCACGGCGTGGCGCAAAAGATGTACCGGCGCAGTTTCCCATACGGCACGGCGGGCGAACACGGCCTCTACTTCCTCGCTTTCGCGTGCGAGCAAGAACGCTTCGACAACGTGCTGTCCAGCATGTACGGGTTGAGCGAAGACGCCACCACCGACCACCTGCTGGACTTTTCCACACCGGTCACCGGAAGTTATTGGTTCGCGCCGTGCGAAGAGGATTTAAAGGCTGCGCTGGATTAG